The following are encoded together in the Bactrocera neohumeralis isolate Rockhampton chromosome 6, APGP_CSIRO_Bneo_wtdbg2-racon-allhic-juicebox.fasta_v2, whole genome shotgun sequence genome:
- the LOC126762201 gene encoding ubiquitin carboxyl-terminal hydrolase 47 has translation MVQLDQEKSTQCVVHDLTPGSEQKKINIVVRSQYTIEKVFRNISTQYPYEAYDLLLQPNETENPLLHLNARKNELLFAAPGFSAQEKNVLVLLPPDVWDGDVQKRFDFTKPLSKKKCISKTNGSTGTTSPKKSTVKTTKTVKASSAVKASSADKAVNAEKSTDKASNAVKDSNAVKASSTAEASGTDKASNAVKDSNGVKASSTAEASSTDEAAIVVKASKAVKASSEAKASSVEASSTAETSSTDKVFNAVKDSNGVKASSTAEASSTDEAAIAVKASKSVKASSKAKATSTDEAARAGKASNTVKASSTAKVSDTVKTSAVDALSIEVNTPPTVTNGVDATSSTDSNSTTNGTMNGHSEVVNNEHNGNNNNSNVYIGIKSDDNNKHNENLLKNNVMSDVVGSDDASSTVAEESLPLYTLKLSPLSDTDFLSDDDLALGASASPTETEPFGGDGLLKLRNTSPRSPKYGPLTEGETYQQMTLDRDFTRLGKKLQPISTSAVTNTTTATGGSTMSTMSSGGGGGGANGYVGLVNQAMTCYLNSLLQALFMTPEFRNALYRWEFDNDNEAKNIPYQLQKLFLNLQTSKKSAVETTDLTRSFGWDSTEAWQQHDIQELCRVMFDALEHKFKNTKQMNLIASLYEGKMLDYVKCLECNTEKTRADTFLDIPLPVRPFGSTVAYGSIEEALRAFVQPETLDGNNQYFCEKCNKKCDAHKGLKFKNFPYILTLHLKRFDFDYQTMHRIKLNDKVTFPQMLNLNSFINPADLESPVPSTSTNAATTSNTPGNIATHSFIPNSATSTNDDCSTTDSGSAMEEDLCCSGTATTASSSQHENDMNDDDEGIDMSTSTDHRINSSNASVEQRIKHDNGPYLYELFAIMIHSGSASGGHYYAYIKEFDNNGWYCFNDQSVSPITEEDIEKSFGGGSSRAYYSSVYSSSTNAYMLMYRQIDAQRNEHATKSNEFPEHINQLLPKLHQEEETRVPRSSGRHGVVVSDLSVQELIKPRVSFYNPELKKIKSARAYVSSFHIKSVLESAYQMLNVEKFAPLSRCRLVVYNDMGEQICQSLEHISDPTLSELRQQTDGPLEFLLETREEGQEFEIYKPGGVTWNVYIVNVAKMQLDGPHLVYAPSREANAALLHSIAVRLNLNENQLLLATVKTDAFVALDTASSENDTAEGMQRQVITQEDLQEIAQEQFRGLTYIYLNVPNTDASTLEILDIPALETPTIEVSADVVDAVQMNANVLHTLSPSNSDSTSNLSQKSCARESPLLPAAAAAAGQESHSEDSSLSDGDRTLVESLHNRYGGDSQISSTSHSPYLSSPEDDAYNKANSLKRIHDLFQMAPDHTMETASLSRSNTPQFFYAEKINAVDLMTISPRIHSSSTNDPNEELARKPTHSYKIIVDPRMKMSTFTRHVESLIGVPSNYFKLQHKYEVIDLMSTVLFVCMGETLSVELGKVLQPDEDKAKISFMRLSELDNDTGKLPCICEWVCKASMTVAEAKKELIAKLHRIDAKYKTLNLNNCRLWLKGGRNPIEIMGDDETLGTDLRSMAGAEFLVQECEAGVSPQVPADSLTIFVRRWHADKLQLDKFQEVTLEKESEIRAELAKITDIPQEHIAYSKINGSFPCTNISLLSINSTLSWFSIPATLNKYPLTSTVSGNVYFYKDVTKAPKEPTTEERRELSTREKLRLDRLGCMSTSLYSPRRERALKIYLDSPQSNNNSSTTLASSSSSISTVKAAED, from the exons ATGGTCCAATTGGATCAAGAGAAGAGCACACAATGTGTAGTGCATGATCTTACACCCGGTTCAgagcaaaagaaaataaatattgttgtgCGTTCACAGTACACAATCGAGAAGGTGTTTCGTAATATAAGTACACAGTATCCCTATGAGGCGTATGATTTGTTATTACAGCCCAATGAAACAGAAAATCCACTG CTACATTTGAATGCTCGTAAGAACGAGCTGCTCTTCGCCGCGCCCGGTTTTTCGGCGCAAGAGAAAAATGTGCTTGTATTGCTGCCACCAGACGTCTGGGACGGTGATGTGCAGAAACGCTTTGATTTCACTAAACCATTGAGTAAAAAGAAATGCATTTCAAAGACCAACGGGTCCACAGGAACGACGTCGCCGAAAAAGAGCAcagttaaaacaacaaaaacagttaaAGCATCAAGCGCAGTCAAAGCTTCAAGCGCAGATAAAGCTGTCAACGCTGAAAAAAGCACAGACAAAGCTTCAAACGCAGTTAAAGATTCTAACGCAGTTAAAGCTTCAAGCACAGCCGAAGCTTCAGGCACAGACAAAGCTTCCAACGCAGTTAAAGATTCAAACGGAGTTAAAGCTTCAAGTACAGCCGAAGCTTCAAGCACAGACGAAGCTGCAATCGTAGTAAAAGCTTCCAAGGCAGTGAAAGCTTCAAGCGAAGCCAAAGCATCAAGCGTGGAAGCTTCAAGCACAGCCGAGACTTCAAGCACAGACAAAGTTTTCAACGCAGTTAAAGATTCAAACGGCGTTAAAGCTTCAAGTACAGCCGAAGCTTCAAGCACAGACGAAGCTGCAATAGCAGTAAAAGCTTCCAAATCAGTGAAAGCTTCAAGCAAGGCCAAAGCTACAAGCACAGACGAAGCTGCAAGGGCAGGAAAAGCTTCCAACACAGTAAAAGCTTCAAGCACAGCCAAAGTTTCAGACACAGTTAAAACTTCTGCCGTCGATGCACTTAGCATTGAAGTTAACACGCCTCCAACTGTAACAAACGGTGTTGATGCCACCAGCAGCACCGACAGCAACAGCACAACCAACGGTACAATGAATGGACACAGCGAAGTTGTTAACAACGAACATAacggtaacaacaacaacagcaacgtaTATATTGGCATTAAGTctgacgacaacaacaaacacaacgagaatttattgaaaaataatgtgATGAGCGATGTGGTTGGTAGTGACGACGCTTCGTCCACCGTTGCCGAAGAGTCATTACCACTGTATACATTGAAATTGAGTCCACTCTCCGATACAGATTTTTTATCCGACGATGATTTGGCGTTGGGCGCTTCGGCTAGTCCCACCGAGACGGAACCTTTCGGTGGTGATGGCTTGTTGAAACTACGCAACACCTCACCACGTAGTCCCAAATATGGACCACTAACCGAAGGTGAAACGTATCAACAGATGACACTTGACCGCGATTTCACGCGTTTAGGCAAGAAACTGCAACCCATATCCACTTCGGCTGTAACCAATACCACAACTGCAACAGGCGGCAGCACAATGTCGACAATGAgtagcggcggcggcggcggtggcgccAATGGTTATGTGGGTTTGGTAAATCAAGCTATGACTTGCTATTTGAACAGTTTGCTGCAGGCCCTCTTCATGACGCCGGAATTTCGCAATGCACTTTATCGCTGGGAGTTCGATAATGACAACGAAGCCAAAAATATACCCTACCAATTGCAGAAACTCTTCCTCAATTTGCAGACATCAAAGAAATCCGCCGTAGAGACGACAGACTTGACGCGTAGCTTTGGTTGGGACTCAACCGAGGCGTGGCAACAGCATGACATACAGGAATTGTGTCGTGTTATGTTCGATGCGTTGGAGCATAAATTCAAGAATACCAAACAAATGAATTTGATCGCCAGTTTGTATGAAGGCAAAATGCTTGATTATGTCAAATGTTTAGAGTGCAATACGGAGAAGACACGCGCCGACACCTTTCTCGATATACCGCTGCCGGTGCGCCCGTTCGGCAGTACTGTTGCCTATGGCAGCATCGAGGAGGCCTTACGTGCTTTTGTACAACCCGAAACACTCGATGGcaataatcaatatttttgcgAGAAATGCAACAAGAAATGTGACGCACACAAAGGTTTGAAGTTTAAGAACTTTCCTTACATATTGACGCTGCATCTGAAACGCTTTGATTTCGACTATCAGACCATGCATCGCATCAAATTGAATGACAA AGTAACTTTTCCGCAAATGTTGAACTTGAATAGCTTCATTAATCCGGCCGATCTGGAGAGTCCTGTCCCGAGCACTTCCACAAACGCCGCCACCACAAGCAACACGCCAGGCAATATCGCAACCCATAGTTTTATACCGAACAGCGCAACTTCGACCAACGATGATTGCAGCACGACCGACAGCGGCTCGGCTATGGAGGAAGATTTATGCTGCAGCGGCACGGCCACCACTGCCAGCTCTAGTCAGCATGAAAATGATATGAATGACGATGATGAGGGCATCGATATGAGCACCAGCACCGATCATCGCATAAATAGTAGCAATGCTAGTGTTGAACAACGTATCAAACATGACAATGGCCCCTATTTATATGAGCTATTCGCTATAATGATACATTCGGGCAGCGCTTCGGGCGGTCATTACTACGCGTACATAAAGGAATTCGATAACAATGGGTGGTACTGTTTCAATGATCAATCTGTTTCGCCG ATTACTGAGGAGGATATTGAGAAGTCATTTGGTGGCGGTTCCAGTCGCGCCTACTACTCCAGCGTTTACAGCTCAAGTACCAATGCATATATGCTGATGTACCGTCAAATAGATGCACAACGCAATGAACACGCAACAAAAAGCAACGAATTCCCCGAACATATCAATCAGCTCTTGCCGAAATTGCATCAGGAAGAGGAGACACGTGTACCGCGCAGCTCCGGACGTCACGGTGTAGTCGTTTCCGACTTGTCCGTACAAGAGCTGATCAAACCGCGCGTCAGTTTCTATAATCCAGAATTGAAAAAGATCAAATCCGCACGCGCCTATGTCAGTAGTTTCCATATAAAATCCGTGCTGGAGTCCGCCTATCAAATGTTGAATGTGGAGAAATTTGCACCGCTGTCACGTTGTCGTCTAGTAGTTTACAATGACATGGGCGAACAGATTTGTCAGTCGTTGGAACACATCAGCGATCCAACGCTCAGCGAATTGCGTCAACAAACAGACGGACCATTGGAATTTTTGCTCGAAACCAGAGAGGAAGGACAAGAATTTGAGATTTACAAACCGGGTGGCGTCACATGGAATGTATACATAGTTAATGTGGCGAAAATGCAATTGGACGGGCCACATCTGGTATATGCGCCGTCAAGGGAAGCGAATGCCGCTTTGTTACATTCGATTGCCGTACGCCTTAATCTAAATGAGAACCAATTGCTATTGGCCACAGTGAAGACTGATGCATTTGTTGCGCTGGACACAGCGTCATCAGAGAACGACACAGCCGAAGGTATGCAACGGCAGGTCATAACGCAGGAAGATCTGCAAGAGATCGCGCAAGAGCAGTTTAGAGGTTTAACATATATTTACCTAAATGTACCGAATACGGATGCGAGTACTTTGGAAATATTGGATATACCCGCGCTGGAAACGCCCACAATTGAG GTCAGCGCAGACGTTGTCGACGCCGTGCAAATGAATGCAAATGTCCTGCATACACTAAGTCCATCCAATAGTGATAGCACATCAAATCTTTCACAAAAGAGCTGTGCGCGCGAATCACCATTATTacctgccgccgccgccgccgctgggCAGGAATCCCATTCGGAAGATAGCAGTTTAAGTGATGGCGATCGCACCCTGGTCGAATCATTGCACAATCGTTACGGCGGCGATAGTCAAATCTCATCGACCAGTCATTCGCCTTATCTCTCCAGCCCCGAAGATGATGCGTACAATAAAGCGAACTCGTTGAAACGCATACACGATCTCTTCCAAATGGCACCCGACCATACAATGGAAACTGCCTCGTTGTCACGCAGTAATACGCCACAATTCTTCTATGCGGAGAAAATCAATGCCGTGGATCTCATGACAATTTCGCCCCGAATTCACAGTAGCAGTACCAACGATCCGAACGAGGAGTTGGCGCGCAAGCCAACACATTCATATAAAATCATTGTGGATCCACGCATGAAAATGTCAACATTCACGCGACATGTTGAATCGCTAATCGGTGTACCATCCAACTATTTTAAGTTACAGCACAAATACGAAGTCATTGACCTGATGTCGACAGTGCTCTTCGTGTGTATGGGTGAAACGTTGAGCGTTGAGCTGGGGAAAGTGCTGCAGCCGGACGAAGACAAGGCGAAGATCTCATTTATGCGGCTGTCAGAGTTGGACAACGATACTGGCAAATTGCCCTGTATATGTGAATGGGTGTGTAAGGCCAGCATGACGGTCGCCGAAGCAAAGAAGGAGCTGATAGCGAAACTGCATCGCATCGACGCCAAATATAAAACACTTAATCTAAACAATTGTCGTCTGTGGTTGAAGGGTGGCCGCAATCCCATTGAAATTATGGGCGATGATGAAACGTTGGGTACAGATTTGCGCTCAATGGCGGGCGCGGAG TTCCTAGTGCAAGAGTGTGAAGCTGGTGTTAGTCCTCAGGTGCCCGCAGATAGTCTTACGATTTTCGTGCGGCGTTGGCATGCGGACAAATTGCAATTGGATAAATTCCAGGAAGTTACACTAGAAA AGGAAAGTGAAATAAGAGCGGAGTTGGCGAAAATTACCGACATACCGCAAGAGCATATAGCCTATAGTAAG ATAAACGGTTCTTTTCCGTGCACAAACATTTCTCTTTTAAGTATCAACAGCACGCTTAGTTGGTTCTCAATACCGGCcacattaaataaatatccATTAACGTCAACAGTCAGCGGAAATGTCTACTTTTACAA AGATGTCACCAAAGCACCCAAAGAGCCCACAACCGAGGAGCGTCGTGAACTGAGCACCCGTGAAAAGTTACGCCTCGATCGTTTGGGCTGCATGTCCACGTCGCTGTACTCACCGCGTCGTGAGCGTGCGCTTAAGATCTACCTTGATTCGCCACAATCGAATAATAACAGTAGTACGACGTTGGCGTCATCATCATCCAGCATATCGACTGTAAAAGCGGCGGAAGATTAA